The following DNA comes from Funiculus sociatus GB2-C1.
CCTCTGCGCGGCCCTAACGGTCTTGACCTGAACAAAATCAAGAACGACATTCAACCTTGGCAAGCTCGTCGCGCTGCTGAGTACATGACCCATGCTCCTCTGGGTTCTCTGAACTCTGTGGGCGGCGTGGCTACGGAGATCAACTCGTTTAACTACGTGTCTCCCCGTTCCTGGTTGGCGTGCTTCCACTTTGTGATGGGTTTCTTCTTCCTAGTCGGTCACTTGTGGCACGCTGGTCGCGCCCGCGCTGCTGCTGCTGGCTTTGAGAAAGGTATTGACCGTGAAACCGAGCCAGTGCTGTCTATGCCTGACCTCGACTAATAGTTTTGAGTTTTGAATTAGAAACTCATAACTGATAAATGAAAAGGCTCCTGTGTGAAAGCAGGAGCCTTTTTGTTGTTGGTGAAATTACGGTGGACGCTGCCTCGAAATCAGGGCTACGCTGTCAGCAGTCTCAACACAGTCACCGTGCAAGATTGGAGTGCAGAAAGCTTGTGAATGCCGAAAACAAAATCGAAAGATTATTCGAGGCAATTCAGTCATCTGATGTTGAACAAGTTCGTCAACTTCTAAACTCTGGAGTTGATGCTAATAGCAAAAATGTCAAAGGTCAGCATCCACTGGTGTTAGCCTCTAGCATTGGCAACTTAGATATAGTTAAGGCTTTGCTGACAGCAGGGGCAAATGTTAATGCTAAATCTGGAATAGCTAAAAGTCCCAAGTTTAACCCAACTATTTCTGTGTCATCAATACCGGGAAATGCCAGCCTGGGAGAGATGATAAGCGAAGCACTTGAAGATGCTCCTGATGAAGCAAAAAGCTTTTATACAGGCTTTACGCAGTTCGTTGATGCTTTCTCAACTGAAAAGAGCATCAATAGTGCGAGTACCAATAAGCAGCAGGAATCTTCCCAAGTTGAAGATGTAGAGGACGAGGAGGAAGATGTTGATGAGGGGAAAGAAAAAACGGCATTGATAGCAGCGATCGCTTCCGGTCATGTCGAGGTTGTAAAAACTTTACTCAACGCTGGTGCTGAGGTCAATCCCAAAACCTGGTATGACGATATACCCCTCGTATTTGCAGCTCAAAAGGGGCAAGCCGAGATTGTCCGCGCCTTGATTGATGCTGGTGCTAATTTTAATCTCGGTTTTGATTTCACGCCTCTTTATGAAGCTGCAACAGAGGGACATAGCGAAATCGTAAAAATTTTGCTTGAGGCTGGTGCTGACGTAAATCAGACTGACGAAGATGGTCATACAGCACTAATGACAGCAGCTTATGAGGGTCATTTAGAAGTAGTGAAATTATTGGTAGAAGCAGGTGCTGATGTAAATGCTTGGGGACAGGGAGATACTCCTTTGCTTCGTGCTGCTACTGGGGGACAGCAAGAAGTTTACGATTATCTGTATCCGCTGGTTTCTGAAGACATCCGAAAGTATGGGGAGAAAGAAATTGGGAAGGGTGTGAAGAGAAAGGAGC
Coding sequences within:
- a CDS encoding ankyrin repeat domain-containing protein, with protein sequence MNAENKIERLFEAIQSSDVEQVRQLLNSGVDANSKNVKGQHPLVLASSIGNLDIVKALLTAGANVNAKSGIAKSPKFNPTISVSSIPGNASLGEMISEALEDAPDEAKSFYTGFTQFVDAFSTEKSINSASTNKQQESSQVEDVEDEEEDVDEGKEKTALIAAIASGHVEVVKTLLNAGAEVNPKTWYDDIPLVFAAQKGQAEIVRALIDAGANFNLGFDFTPLYEAATEGHSEIVKILLEAGADVNQTDEDGHTALMTAAYEGHLEVVKLLVEAGADVNAWGQGDTPLLRAATGGQQEVYDYLYPLVSEDIRKYGEKEIGKGVKRKERLKKKDVEDFIDAAMMGNIEAVKAAIEAGIDINAIGSNGETALMYAAHYVHIPVVQALIDAGANLNILSEEDGLGEGETALMHLAGSFFATGKRAEVVKILVEAGANINLKGKDGRTALMCATMARYADSIQALIEAGADLDARDDDGNTAMMLAEGNRHRKIVRLLKQAGASEGGMNDIALIQAASDGNAEQVRALIQAGADVNRRTNSTALCNAASRGHDEIVRMLIEAGADVNKRAFAGSFNPLLHAASQGYLDIVRALVEAGADVNARVEDYCNALEYAELGMMKGHHKGRQHAEVIELLKQAGATKSQDF